The genomic stretch TTTCTGCAAATAGGTAAGACTCAACTCAGATGGTTTTTATATACGAACAAAACTCTTGACTTGCATAAGACATGTCATCATCACAAATCATGCATTTCAAACAACTCTGGTTTAACATCTAATACACAACTTCCCTCTACTCGAGAGACTTGTACAAACCACCATTCCCATTGCCATTACACATTGCAGCTGCTCTGGTGATCTTACTGTCTTCATACTTCCCGGCCAGGGAGTCGAACAGCATCCCCGCCCCAACCCCCACGGCCAGGTCGATCGTGTAGTGACCTCTTGTGGTCAGCAGCCTGATCGCTTGCAACACGTTGAGGATGTCGAATGCGTAAGCTAGTTCCCATCTCTGCATCCGTTTCATGTCTAGTGATGCGATCACCGAGGCTGCAACGTGCCCCGAATAGAACAGGAAAAACGACACGTTCCCCACCGGAAAATCTGCACCTGAACCCAGGAATCCCTGCcaagaaaaatcaaatttttgttGCCAACATCCATTGTAGCAGATCCTCTGTTCTACTCTGTTTTCTCTTTATAACAGTACATGGGATTATAAAATCTAATTTGAAACTCATTACtagaatttttatatttttagagcATTCTATGTGGTCTACATCTGCATTAACTGGGGATGTCCATATCTTCAAGACAAACAACTACAACAGAATCTTTAAAATGAATCAAGATGTGGCCCATGTCACACATGGGGTTGAGCTAATAGAATTAAATATATACATGTAGATATTCTTGGCGTTATGTCCACCACTTGAATCTTGGGCAGACACTGCACAGCCCTTTAATCTATATCCAACTACGGAGTACTCAACAATGAGTTAAATTACAAGAATTCTTTAATAATGATACTGTATTGAAGCATGATTAATTGGACCTAATTAATGTAATTGTGGTGACATGAGGTCAATGCTCCTCAGTATACAAGTCCAAGATTAGaataatgtataaatataatatttaaagatGATGATAATCATATTTAAAAGAGAACCTGAGGCAAAGGAAGCTGTGTGGCGTATCCAAGAATTCCTCTACATGTGAACATGAAGAGTGCTGAAATGGTGGCTCTTGGCCTTCCCTCAATCACCCATGTCCATATAATATATGTTGTCTGCATCCCAACAAAAACCTAATTCCCCAAATTCAAGTATCGTAATGTTAGTAAATTTCAAAATCCATGCCCTTTTACACAATCACAGAAGTAAGAAAATTTGAAAAGCTTGCCTAACTAAAGATAAAGCTAGAAACAGTTGAAATTTAGGGCAATGGCATCATTCTTCCTTTCCAATTTGCCCAATTGGCCAAATGAATAATGAgaagcaaaaataaaaatgtactcCTATAATGCTAAAAAAGTATAGTCTTTTTTAGCTTGATAATAGTATTGATTTGTGAAAGTGAGATATCCGAAATTACAAACCCTAATCCCCAAATTCGAAAGAAAAGTAAAAACAGAAAGATACAGCTCATTTACACCTGTGACGATATCAACATCAAAGGACTAAGAAAATGTAGAAAataatgagagagagagagagagagaaagggggggATGCAAATCAACatcaagagaaaaaaaaagggggagGGGGAGATTGATTTCATGTGTTTGCATGTCCAGAAATTGAAATGCATTTACAAACCAAATCACAAACACATTGAATAGAGAAACGCACATACCGTGTTGAGGCCGGCGAGAAGCGTGTTGAGGGCGGGGCGGGCGGAGAGGAGGCGGTGGagggtggcggtggcggcgaaTCCCAGATCGAAGGGCGGGGCCATGGGAGGGATCATGCGGAGGGTGTATTCGACGGCCATGAAGAAGAGCAGGGTGACGGCGAAGGCGCAGGGCAAGGGGTGGTGTCGCAGCACCCCCAGCGCGTCCGCCGCCGTCCATTTCAGGAAATGGGCGTCGGAGAGATTCCTGGCATGGAATGCGGTTGCGGTTGGCGGCGATTGCTTCTTGAGCATGTCGGGATCCGGGGTGGAGAGGGAGAAGTGGTCGTTTGCAGGTTTGGATTTGGCGCTGGGAGGCGAACGAACGCGGGTGGTGGTGCTGATTCCGTTCATCTGTGGCGGCGGAGGTGTTGGAGATAAGCCTTGGGAAGAAGTAGTGGTGGATGAATATATAGGAGGGGGAGGGGTCCTCGATGACGGAGCGCACGAGGCCGCTTTATTAGTGCCAGATtgtctgtgtgtgtgtgagagagagagagagaggggtggAGATGGAGAGAGATTGGGGCGGAAAGAGTTGCACTGCGGACTTGTCACTGTTCAAAGTAGAAGAGGTTATTGTGACACGTCCTCAAAAAAAAGACTAAAATCTGAAAATGGGTCCTCAACGTATGGcccttttttattttgatccaaaacattatcttttgaattattcagtccctcacatttgaaatcggatcacattaggtccattttggacggttccgtcaaatttttgacgatTTTAACTATCGGGTCACAAATCCATCACTAATTGGGAAAAACTGGTCCGTCACTAACTaagagaaactgatccgtcactaatcccaATATATTGCATAAACTCCATAAATAATTTACTATTCATCAATTTTTAAATGGCGGAATGGgagtaaaatttaaaatgaattgaTGGAGAAAGGATAACAATGGTATCTTCCCCAACAGAAAACTTCCCCAGTGTCCATTTCAGTTAAAAATTAGTTAGATCTCAACTatccaaaaaatcaaaaatGCAACGACGGCAATTCCTCAACAATCCAATGGAATCTCTTTCAGAAGAGATCATCTTCACCATCCTCGACTACCTCGATTCTGCCTCCTCCAAATCCTTCTCCGCCACCTCCGAATCCTTCCACTCCCTCGAATCCCGCCACCGCAAAACCTCAAGCTCCTCCACCCCGACTCCCTCCCGGCGGCCCTCCGTCGCTACTGCCGCATCCGCCGCCTCGATTTCACAAACTGCCCCAGCGCCGACGACGGTGTGATCTCCACCGCCGCGGAGGCCTACTATGCGACGCTGAGATTCGTGGATCTGTCGAGATCGAGGCTCTTCACGCACGCGGCGCTGTCGCTGCTGGCCGCGAAATGGGGGGGCTGGTGGAGCTGGATTTGAGCAATGCGACGGAGCTGAGGGATGCGGCGGCAGTGTCGGTTGGTGTCGGTTGTGGATGGGAAGGTGCCGGTTGGTGTCGGATATTAGGATTGGGTGCATTGCTGTTGGATGTAAAAAGCTGAAGCTGCTTTCTTTGAAGTGGTGTGTTACAATCACTAATCTTGGTGCTGGATTGCTTGCTAATAAATGCACTCTCCTTTGTGCTTGgggaccaaaatcaaaatcagttTCTTCTCGACTAAAGGCCCAAAATGGTCCTTTATTTTAGCATATACCATAAATCCATtttgtgacggatttgtgaGGATCAGTTTCTCctagttagtgacggatttgtgacccggtaattaacaccgtcaaatatttgacggaaccgtccacaatggaccaaatgtgatccgatttcaaatgtgagggaccgaataattcaaaagataatgttttggatcaaaataaaaaaaacgcaatatgttaaggaccattttgagactttagtaaaaaaaatgatgacATTGAATTTGGAGATTAAGAGCACTTCCCTAcggactagcactaggacttcccaaaaacacattatgtcacgtcactaggacttcccacccCACTGCCATATCACTAGGACATCTCACTTGGACAAACACTAGAACTAGCCGACGCCCTAGTcgataaaataaattgaaaaatacgattaattcatttttaattgttagtgtttatcaaatataaaaaaaatgaagtgcaatgagttgtaaatattgagtataaataaaaaaagtaaaaaaaaaatgggaCGTCCTACCTCTTGTCCGTCGCCTGCTCACAATAGCGGACGACGCACGGACAAGGAGGCGGACGTCTGCCTTATCCGACGGACGACCTCTCATCCGCCTAGGACGTCCGTCACCCGCTCGCCGcccacaatagtggactagcacATGGACAAGAAGGCGGACGTCCGCCTTATCCGACGGACGACCTCTCGTCCGCCTAGGACGTCTGTCACCCGCTCGCTGCCCATAATAGTGGACTAGCGGCTAGTCCGCGCACTAGTCCTCTATTGTAGATGCTCTAAAATTCATAATCAATGAGTGATAGGAAGTATGGTAATCaatattgtaaaaaaaattatgaactcgTCTCACTCTCTTTAACCCATTTATTTGCTTTAGCCATGTAAAGTTGAATTTcaaatgtttttagtttttttatttttatttttaaaggcATGGAGAGCCAAGTGATTAGTCATCTTgctaattttagaattttaaaaatcgGTCTACTAATCTAATCTTTAATTGAGAATGAATAAATCTCTACTATTCAACCACGAACCTTGACTTTTTCTATGGAGTTTTTTGTGTTGGGACGAAATGTCAAAACTCATACAGTAGTAATCATCTCAACATGTAAGATAGAAAAATGTGAAATTTTCCTCGTGGCTATTGTCTGAAATTTCCAGCACCGGCCATTTTTTCTTTCATAGTGGAAGTCTCTACCAATAGATTTAATAGCATGGTCTGTGATTTTCCATATTATAAGGAGTACTATTCTTTAGTTCCTATCTAGACTCTTAATTTTGTATATTGAATTTCTTTGAAAGCAAACGTAAATTTACTTAATCGAAGGGTGTAATCTAACCAATAGATCGACAATTTGAGTGATCGCTTCTTCTCTACCAAATAAATTAAGGATTTGAGTCTCAATGATAACGCTGATAACGCGGTAAAAGAGAACCATTTTTCTCCATGGTGGAAAAACGAGACTGTTAGTATTGAAATCTGAGACAAAGACAGCGTATTAAAATAAGCAGGATATGTACGTTTAACAAACCAAACATAAAAGTGGAAACTTAACGACTCTACAAAAACAACATTACCCAAAGACAGTGTGTGTACCGAAATCTCATCAAGTGCTGTCCGATAGCAACCAACCTCGAATCACTTTGATGATATCGGTGAGGGAGACGACTCCAGTGAGCATACCTGATTCATTGACAACCCAAGCTCGATGCACGTGGTTGCTCACAAGCTTGTCCACCACCTCCCCAAGCCTGGACTCTGGCCGGCAGGTTATGAGCTCGTCTGTGGAGTTCCTCAGGCCGGAGGACTCGTGCTGTGGGATCTCCGATAGTTTGTTGATGAACTCCATCACGCTCACTTGCAAGCACGATTGCAGCACTGATATCGGGCATCCTCGCAGATCCGTGGCTGAAAATGTTCCCACGGGCTTCTTGCCTTTGCCCTGAATCATTTCACACAATCAACTAATGTCACAATTCGACAGTTAGTCCGAGGGTTCAAGAAGACAGAAGACATTTCACGGCTTTCTCTTGACAAGATTTCTtttgaaatcaaaataattaaagttaaactcaaatagtaaaaaaaaatagccAAATTGAAAATTAATCAAGTTTCAAGATGGGAAGAAGGAAGTTACAGCTATAAGCTCTGTGTGATCTGCATTAACGGCGCCAGTAGATTCAAGAATGGGTACAGCGTTTATAGCAGCTCTGTTCATGGAAGTTATAGCATCCATCACTTTGGTTTTTTTGGAGACACCAACAACAGCATCAACGATGGCTCCAAGTTGGGCGATGGGGCGTTGAAGGAGAGGTTGGAGATCGTGTTCGTGGTTCTTAAAGAATCTGAGGAGATCCATCTGGGTAAGCATATGATAGCTAGATGCAGATTCCATGAGCTCCACTCCAGCTATGTTTTCCATTTGGCTGTCAACCGGAACTAAAGCTCGATGTATCCCTTTACTGAATACTTCCATGCAGTCTGCTATGCTGCCATATATTCAAACAATCAACACACATTACAATAAACACTAGACCTTGTTCGAATCATTACCGGCCCTACACATTCATGTTTAGAACAATCGGCTACTAGACATGGACCAAATACAGATCTCATCGACTTATCACATATTAGGATTAGAACAATCCTCCCTCCAAAATACTATATGAGATAAGAGGATTACCCGACATATCGAATGCAAAGGTGAGGAGGGACAAGCAATACTTGAACAGATATAGAAAGAAGACTACAACTATTGTCATACCTAGGAGATGTTTGGGAATGAGAGTGGAAATAGAAATACCTACTTCCATTTCATTCATTAGCTTAGTACAATATATATGTTGAAATCGCAGTTCCAATTAGATTATGAATAGTCATTCCATTTCGAATCACCATTCCCATTATATTAGAAATAGCCTTTCCTTCCCCAACCCATGTTATTAACCATTCCCTATCTTGTGTAAATTTTAGTTAGAAGAAATTATGTTTACTATACTTTATGATTTCACCCTCATTTTGAGAGTCTCCTCTTACGCAGTACTACTCTATGGctctctactctctctctctctgaataTGGATTCTATTCCACCATTGTTCCATTTCATCACACGAAGCATACAAATAACGAATATAAGCAAACTTCCCTCAAATTTGTTATTACATCTCATTCGACACCAAATTTATCAGATAACAATTGATCCTTTTAGAAACCATAATTAAAGGACATGCTGGAATTAATAGGAAATAATTCATGAATTTCAtactaatttttttctaattgaGAGTTACCCAGTATGAGTGTTGATCGTCCACAATGTGAGGCTCTCGAGGCAATGGCCAATAATCGAGGAAACCGGAACTTGCATCCTCCGGTCCAGATCCTCCGGGCCGTTGCCGGCGATATGAGCGAGCACATCCAGCATGGTCACCATCCCGATATAATGCTTCCTAGCCACCCCGGTGTGCTTATCCGACTCCATGATCATCGACCCGCCCGCCCCGATCCAGTGACCCGGCGGGGCGGCCACCGGGGCGGCGAGGATCCGGTTGGCCATGAGGGCGTTGATTGTGTCGGCTAGGGAAGCGGTGTAGGGCACCTCCACCAGCCTTTTCTTGTTCGTGATCAGATCGCTCACTTTCGTCTCCCTCAGCATGTGTCTCCCGTCGCCTTGCATTTTTTGCTTTCCAGATTGAAATCAATGGATTTGTTTGGTCCAAGCGCCCATGCTTCTTCTGCTTCTGGAAATATATATCTCCAAATTCTGATTTAATTTTTAGAGGACGTGTCGTGTCAACTTCTTCAATTTCATCACACTTCTAcgcttcacacgtggcatactACATTCTCTTCTAATTgattataaataatactactactagtactatGGAGTACTTTATTTTGCCACTTTTGAATCGTATAGGATTTAGTAATAAGTTACTATAATAGTGTGTTAAGAAATTAGAGacttatttattaaatattgcACAATTAATAATGATGGTCAATATTGAAAGTAATACTATGAGAAATCAAATGTGATAGTGATATAGATGACAAATCCATATTGTTTTTGACAAAATAATGTTACTTATATTTTAAATGTTAATTAAAATAGTACCAGTATATTAATATACCTAAAAGGTGTGTTGTCTTATTAAAtgaagtatattttattttattatcatacCCCATCTATCCCAATAATTTGATTTCTGGCACATGACTTTATGATGTGTTGTTTTGTAAATTGacgaagaaagagtaaagtaagagatagggAAAATTATACAgataatgttatttttattttaggaaatgttttatttttaatgggagatgtgttttaattatgataattatGGAACAATTACGAAAAATTTTAACGTTGTGTTTTTATATTCAAGTTACAAAAGTTATAAGATTgagtataaattaataaaattatgataCAAACAATTATC from Salvia splendens isolate huo1 chromosome 4, SspV2, whole genome shotgun sequence encodes the following:
- the LOC121799797 gene encoding SNF1-related protein kinase regulatory subunit gamma-like PV42a, translated to MQGDGRHMLRETKVSDLITNKKRLVEVPYTASLADTINALMANRILAAPVAAPPGHWIGAGGSMIMESDKHTGVARKHYIGMVTMLDVLAHIAGNGPEDLDRRMQVPVSSIIGHCLESLTLWTINTHTGIADCMEVFSKGIHRALVPVDSQMENIAGVELMESASSYHMLTQMDLLRFFKNHEHDLQPLLQRPIAQLGAIVDAVVGVSKKTKVMDAITSMNRAAINAVPILESTGAVNADHTELIAGKGKKPVGTFSATDLRGCPISVLQSCLQVSVMEFINKLSEIPQHESSGLRNSTDELITCRPESRLGEVVDKLVSNHVHRAWVVNESGMLTGVVSLTDIIKVIRGWLLSDST
- the LOC121801639 gene encoding phosphatidylcholine:diacylglycerol cholinephosphotransferase 1-like, with the translated sequence MNGISTTTRVRSPPSAKSKPANDHFSLSTPDPDMLKKQSPPTATAFHARNLSDAHFLKWTAADALGVLRHHPLPCAFAVTLLFFMAVEYTLRMIPPMAPPFDLGFAATATLHRLLSARPALNTLLAGLNTVFVGMQTTYIIWTWVIEGRPRATISALFMFTCRGILGYATQLPLPQGFLGSGADFPVGNVSFFLFYSGHVAASVIASLDMKRMQRWELAYAFDILNVLQAIRLLTTRGHYTIDLAVGVGAGMLFDSLAGKYEDSKITRAAAMCNGNGNGGLYKSLE